The sequence GAGCTCTCTGACAACATTGTTCAGTGAGTAAAGAAGACAAATGCTCTGTTTACAATTATGATCTGTTATAATGATGTATTGTTTAGGGAGCATTCAGAATGACTCAAAACAGTCTTCCTCTACCCATCAGTTCCCTATCTCAGAATACTGAGCTGGTACGGCTCAATCTGTGTGGCTGCTCTGGATTCTCCCCCGACTCGCTTAGTCAGATTCTCAAATCCTGCTTACGGTAAGCTTAGTCTTTCAATTTCTAATGGTTTTATTTGATTATTTTGAATGTGTTCAAATGTCTAAGTATTTCTGAATGATAGCATAATCTCTTTAACTGGCTGTTTAAACCATGATCTGTACATTGGTAAACTAATACATAACTTTGTTGCTTTCCCTTTTTCCATTCCTtataccaaggcttgaagagctGAACTTGTCGTGGTGTGACTTCAGCACTGATCATGTGAAGGCTGTTGTCAGTAACATCCCCTCCAATATAACCCAGCTCAACCTCAGTGGCTACAGACAGAACCTTACTATGGAAGGTGGGGAAAAGCTGTGGCATTGACCATTTTCCCTCTGCCCGTTTTTGATTATCTCTGATGAGTTTAATTTACCAATGGCCTCTTTTCAGATGTGAAAGACTTGGTGGAGAGATGTCCTAACCTCGTAAATCTGGATTTAAGGTGTGTTCATACTGCATGTCCTGAGCTGGGCTGAAATGTGGATCCACATGATTGCTTTGGCCATGACATTATTTGACATGGATACTGTACAACTACTGTTTCTTCATACCATATTCTCATTATGATATCTTGTCTGTGTATTTGTGTTAGTGACAGTGTTCTGATGACGAGCTCCAGTTTCCCCATCCTCCAGCAGCTGCAGTCTCTTAGACACTTAGCTTTGAGCCGCTGCTACCAGATTCACCCTGCTGCCTTAGCGTAAGTCACAGACAAGCTCTCAAGTCATAATATGAATGCTTTAGTAGTCGTGTTGCTTTCCTTAGCTGCCaatttctctctttttttgttgttgcactaACTAAGCCTGTTGTTTATTTCAGTGATTTTGAGAAGTTCCCAGAGCTGCAGACGTTGGAGGTATACGGGCTGGTCCAGGACACCTACCTGCCAATCCTGAGTAAAGGTTTGCCCCGTCTCCAAATCAACACCCGGCCCTTCTCAAGCGTGGCCCGTCCCACCGAGGCCACCCGGAGGGACCGCACCATGTGGGGCATGACTTGTCGCTTGGTGTTCAGACCCTAGCCATAACGCCTTCCTAACGCTGTCACTAACATGTCATAACTAATTTCTGTCTGATGTGGTCATGATATAGGAGGAATATTAGCTATTTTTAGTGTGTCCGTGTCAGACATTGTGTCTATGAATATTCCATAGAGCCTTTTGCAATTTGTTGTACACTGACACCAATTGTTCTGTTGAAGATGCCTATTGTGCTGTGCTTTTGTCAGCACttatttttgttttataatgGTGGGCATTGGGTCTAAGTTATTATTGTAATAGGACATGTCTTTCGGATACACAGTAGTGAATGTTTTTAAATGCTGGTAAATTGCATTTCTCCACAGTAACGCTACTTGAATACCATGCAACTGAATTCATAAGATTTTAAAGCGTTcctgttttagaaatatttgaacCCTGATAATGTTGAAGACAGAGCTTGTAGCTTTCAGGGAAATAACTTTTAATTTTTTACTTGAGATAATCATAAATTCTGATTTATAGGCTGCTGATAATGTATCCATAATCTGGCCAATTTATTGACTTCCGAACATTCCAAAGACAGTAAACTGTGCAAAACTTAAACTTTATAGATTGATAATGTTTGTTCATTCTGTAATGTTTTACCAACTGGATAATGGAACATCAGTTCCAGTTACTGTCTATCAGCTGTAAGCAGTGTTTGCCAGAAAGACAAGGAAGATTTTGGTCCGAGTTGGATTATTGCATAGGTGCACCACCATTGTAGCTGGTGAAATCTCTTCCTCATGATGCAATGGTTAGAATTCTCCTTTTAAAGTGTTTATAAAATACAAATCTGCATTTGAAGGCCAATGTTAAATAATGATGCCATTTACTTGATCTGTTTATTTTAAAGGGAAAAATCAATTTACTTCAACCTCAGTTTACTTCAACCTCTACTTCCAAatcaatgttattggtcacatatattTAGCTGCTGTTATGGCGGGTGTAGtgaaaatgcttatgttcctagcaccaacagtgcagtagtatctaacaatacatgcaaatctaaaagtaaaataattgaattaaatgtataaatattagattgcTCAATGTcaagagtggcattgactaaaatacagtagaatagaacacagtatatacatatgagatgagtaaagcagtatgtaaacatttaaCCTGTTTGACAGAATAAAAGCTGAGGTGGTTATAATGTATACAAAAGTCTAGATCGGTTGACATTTTTGTGGAAATACAAATGTAATCTTGTCCCTAAATTAGGTACTGAATATGAGAACGTGCACTACACTACAGGCATATAATGTAGAAGAAAATGCTAGTCTCTGCCACAGGGGGGGCACTAGCTATGTATGGATCTGAGCTGTGTCTGGTCTGGTTCCTGTTTGTGCTCACATTTGGTTTAGATGTTTAAGAAAATGTAGATGTTTCTTTTTAATTCATGCATTGACAAATAAGATGCACTGTCAATgtctaaataaatgttttatttaaagaGTTCTGTGATCATGTTTTGATTTCACACAATTTAATAATCAGACAAATGCCTCCTGtgttgtatactgaacaaaaatataaatgcaaccttttcaaagattttactgagttacagatcatgtaaggaaatcagtaaattgaaataaattcattaggccctaatctatggattttacatgcctgggcaggggcgcagctatGGGTGGTCATAGACCCACACACTTGTgagccaggcccaaccaatcagaattGGTTTTTCCCCACAAATAAGCTTTATAACTGACAGAAATACTCTTCAGCATCCCTGCCCACCCTCTGACGatcacgcaggtgaagaagctggatgtggaggtcctgggctggcgtggttaaacatggtctgcgattgtgaggccggttggctgTACTGACAAATTGTCTAAAactacattggaggcagcttatggtagagaaattaacattcaattctctggtggacattcctgtagtcagcatgccaattgcacattccctcaaaacttgagacatctgtggcattgtgttgtgtgacaaaactgcacattttagagtgctcttttattgtcccccagcacaaggtgcaactgtgtaatgataCTAATATTTTAGTATCAgcctcttgatatgccacatctgtcaacTGCCTGGATTGTCTTGACAAATgatgaaatgctcactaactgggaTGTAATCAAAGTtgtacacaacatttgagagaaataagctttttgtacatatagaacatttctggatcttttatttcagctcatgaaacatgggagcagcacttcacatgttgcgtaaatgtttttgttcagtgtagtttcatGACCTGGCACCATAAGGAGCATAgacagtcatttcagatgtaGAACTAGAGCCACAGAAAGTAGCCCACATACAGTTCACATGGCAGGTTTCACAACACAAGGATTTAGACATCGCTCCCTTTTGCATATTAAGCTTACACAATGTGTGATTCATAACTGAAACTATCCCTCTTAACTCCCGGGCATTTTCCAAATGACCCCTTGATGAACACTGGAAGCAAATATTTTAGTATTTTGCCGTTTCAGGCCCAGGCACTGTTTTCTTGGTTTGTCAAAGTTGAGGTGAAGACCCTCGAGGCCCTGACCTGTTGAGCAATACAATCCTTTCAGGTTTTGATCTTAGTGCATTTGATTTTTCATGTTCTACTCCCACTCCCCAACACAATCAGTGTTTGAAGCCAAGCAGCTCAAAAGAcctagaaaatatttttttttaaatcagccaaatggaataaaaaaaaaaaaaaagtacttttttttaatcagaatttgtccaccaacacattacatttttttccaATAGTAATTGGCACGGTCTGAAAAACTCccaaaatataaatgtatatataaaataaactaaTGATGGCAGCACATCCAGTTATTATAACATGACATTCTGTAAGAAATGGTATGTTACGTGGGCTCGCTCTGTCCCTCAGGTTTGAATTATATAGCAATGGGTGGAGAGGATTGATTTGGGTAGTGTTTGGCAACGATAAATGGCCACGGCAAAGTCAAACTCACAGCTGCCTATACCGTCTCTTAAGCAAACTCAAAACTTGTGAAACTAACAATCCATAATGGAGCAAGACGAATAATTGAATAACGCCAGGCTGCTGTAAGTAATTGTATTGTGAAAAAAGTTGCAAATACTGCATAATTACACAAATTTCTGCTGGCCCGGTAAGCTTGTGAAGATATTGGATAAATCAAATTGAGACAAAAAGCTAAATAAAACCCAAATGTAACTAATACAGCCAACACCAATGCAAAAGTAAAGAACACATTTGTGAATATAGCCTAAATATCATTCTGCCAAACTCCAAAAAGCTACAAGGGGAGGATGTGATAGTCTCATCAAGTTCACAGGTCCTAATAATGCATGAGACTAGCCTGTCCTCCCTGCTTCCTTCATAGATCACTGCTGTTGAGTCCACTGTGAGCTCAGTAAGGATGGTTGGCCGGTCAGTTTTCAAGGAGAACAGTCCGGAGCTGGTCCTCCTCGTTCATGGTGATTGTTGCTATGGCACCGTCGTTGAACTCAAAAGAAGTCCCGCCGTCCACCACCATGCACGCGTCCCAGCACCGCGAGCGCACACACACCCTGAAGAGCAAAacccaaaatatatataaaaaagaaaataaaaaaaataggttTCTTGTACCCCACTGCAAGACAAGAAGAACGGGcaatgtgccttcagaaagtatgcataccccttgacttattccacattttcttgtgttacagccggaattcaaaatggattcaattatttcccccacccatccaccctacacacaataccccataatgacaaagtgaaaacatgtttcttTTTGcgtatttattgaaaatgaaatacaaaaatcgAATTTACATACTGGgagtattcacacccgagtcaatacatgttagaatcacctttggcagcgattagagctGGGAGTCCTTCTGGGTAAGTCAGAGTGTtccacacctgaattgtacatcatttgcacattattttatttttttaattcttaaagctctgtcaagttggttgttgatcattactacagccatttaagtcttgccatagattcaaGCCGATTTAAAAGTCAAAACTGGAACTAcgccattcaggaacattcaatgtcatctgggtaagcaactccagtctacagtcgtggccaaaagttttgagaatgacacaaatattaatttccacaaagtttgccgtttcagtgtctttagatatttttgtcagatgttactatggaatactgaagtataattacaagcatttcataagtgtcaaaggcttttattgacaattacattaagttgatgcaaagagtcaatatttgcagtgttgacccttatttttcaagacctctgcaatccgccctggcatgctgtcaattaacttctgggctacatcctgactgatggcagctcattcttgcataatcaatgcttggagtttgtccgaatttgtggggttttgtttgtccacccgcctcttgaggattgaccacaagttctcaatgggattaaggtctggggagtttcctggacttgggacccaaaatatcgatgttttgttccccgagccactta is a genomic window of Salvelinus alpinus chromosome 18, SLU_Salpinus.1, whole genome shotgun sequence containing:
- the skp2 gene encoding S-phase kinase-associated protein 2 isoform X3, whose product is MLSLSQKRKWKKRQYFGECLDTETTPHELIQQWSPPHKQRVVCKGKENEDNQLVLARRPRTRMEFSGLSWDSLPDELLLGILSCLPLQDLLRMSRVCKRWHRLAFDESLWHSVDLVGKAQLDQALGQMLTVGVLGLRCPHTCIGEPCFTHTQHLHVHHMDLSSCTVTTPVLDDIISRCRLLENLSLEGLELSDNIVHSLSQNTELVRLNLCGCSGFSPDSLSQILKSCLRLEELNLSWCDFSTDHVKAVVSNIPSNITQLNLSGYRQNLTMEDVKDLVERCPNLVNLDLSDSVLMTSSSFPILQQLQSLRHLALSRCYQIHPAALADFEKFPELQTLEVYGLVQDTYLPILSKGLPRLQINTRPFSSVARPTEATRRDRTMWGMTCRLVFRP